In Spirochaeta thermophila DSM 6578, the DNA window CCGCATCCAGGAGCCCCCACCGCGCAACCTCACCCCGCACCCGCCCTACCGCCTCCTCCTCGTCCCCCGCACCCACCGCCTCCACCTCCAGGAACCATCCGAGTCTCCCCACCTCACACAGCTCCACCACCACCCCCTCCCCGTGGAACCGCCATCCCCGCTTCACCTTCCGTACCAGGAACGAACACCCCAGGTAATCGAGGAGGGACCTCAAGGCCGCCGCATCCTCCACCCCGAACTCCACCTCCTCGTTCCGCTCCACCCCGACCTCTATCCGCTTCACCTTGAAGGCGCACGTCCACCGATCTCCCTCCCTTCGCAGGCGTACATGACGAGGCCGCACCCCCTCCACAGGAGGACCCGTGTAGTACTCATCCTCCTTCTCGAAGGCCTCGCCCTCACCGTAGGCAGCCTCCAGCCGCCCCCTCAGCAGCACGGGATCCTCCACCCGCGCCTTCATCTCTATTTCTCGCCCCACAAGCCCTCCTAGTCGAAGATCACCGTCCGGTTCCTGAACACCAGGATCCGGTGGTCGATGTGGAGCTTGAGCGCACGCGAGAGCACCAGCTTCTCCACATCCTTCCCCTTCTGCATGAGATCCCGCACCGTATCTCTGTGACTCACCCGCACCACATCCTGCTCGATGATCGGCCCCTCGTCCAGATCCTCGGTCACGTAGTGGCTCGTCGCCCCGATGATCTTCACCCCCCGCTCATAGGCCTGGTGGTACGGCTTCGCCCCTGCAAAGGCGGGGAGGAAGCTGTGGTGTATGTTGATGATGCGGTTCCGGAACTCGCCCACGAACCGGGGAGAGAGGATCTGCATGTACCGGGCGAGCACCACCAGATCCACCCCGTGCTCCTTGAGGAGGGCGATTTCCTTCTCCTCCATCTCCTCCTTGGTCTCCCTGTTCACGGGGAAATAATAGAAGGGAACCCCGAAGTACTCGGCGATCGGCCGCGTGGTCTCGTGGTTGCTCAGGATCATCACGATATCCGCATCGATCTCGCCCTCCTTGTGCCGCAAGAGCACGTCGTAGAGGCAGTGATCCTGCTTCGAGACGAAGATCGCCATCCGGGTCCGCTTATCAGAGAACTCGATCCGCCAGTCCATCCGGTACTTGATGGCGATCGGCTCGAAGGCCTGGGGGATCTTCTCGCGTGGAAGGGCGAAGTCCGAGATGTCCCACTCCACCCTCATGAAAAAGGTATTGGTCTCGGGGTCGTTGTGCTGGTGGGACTGGAGGATGTTCCCCCCGTAGGTGAAGATGAAGTGCGACACCTCTGCGACGATCCCCTTGGTGTCGGGACAGGAAAAGAGGAGTATTGCGCTCGGTGGATGTTGTTTCATGGCCTGATTATAGAAGGCGGAAAGGCACGAAGCAAGCCCCACCTTCTCTCTGGACACCATCCCCTCCATCCCCTAGTATGGGCCCATGAGCCAGTGGATATGTCTTCTCACCTGCATGGACGGCAGGATCCAGCGCCCTGTCCTGGAGTTTCTTCTCCAGAGGCACCCCGGCGCTTTCGTCGACACCATCACCGAACCCGGGATGGACGGCCTTCTCGCCACCCATCGGCTCGAAGAGATACCCGGACTCCTCCGGAAGCTGGAGATCTCGCTCGAGACCCACGGTGCCCGGACCATCTACGTGGCGGGCCACACCGACTGCGCCGGCAACCCGGTGGACGAGGCTGCCCACCTCGCCCACTTTCGTAGGGGCATCCACCTCCTCACGGAGCACTTCCCCGGCATCCCCGTCAGCGGCCTATGGGTGGGACCCACCTGGGAGGTCGCCTCCGTGGAGGCATAGGGTGCATCTTGCCCTCATCATCGCGGTCGCAATAGGCGGGGCAGGGGGCGCGGTCTCCCGCTTCCTCCTCTCCTCCCTCATCTCCTCTCAGGGCGGCGGCACCTTCCCCTGGGGCACCGTAGTCGTGAACCTCACGGGAAGCTTCCTCCTCGCCTTCGTGATGGGCCTTTCCGAGCGGCTCTCGCTCTCTCCCGAGACCCGCTCTCTCATCACCGTGGGGTTCCTGGGCGCCTTCACCACCTTCTCCACACTCACCTACGAGACCCTCACCCTCCTGCGCGAGGGAGACTACCTCCCCGCCCTTCTCTACAGCGGTGGGCAGCTCGTGTGCGGCCTCGTCGCCGCAGCGGCAGGCTTCCTCACCGCCCGCATCGTGTGGTACGCTCTCTCCGGACGGATATGAGGAGGTACCGATGGTGGCCATACGGCTCCGCATCTACACATCCGAAGACGAGAAGATAGGCCACATCCCCCTCTACGAGGCCGTGGCCGAACAGGCCCGCACCCTGGGGCTTGCAGGCCTCACCGTATTCCGGGGGATATTCGGCTTCGGAAGGGAGAGACACATCCACACCGTGAAGGTCCTCTCCCTCTCGGAGAACCTGCCGGTGGTCCTCGAGCTCATCGACACCAAGGAACGCATCGACGCGCTCCTCCCTTTCCTCGACACACATCTCAGAAACGGGATCTACACCCTGGAGGAGGTGGAGCTCTACATACCACACTCTGGGAAGGGCTGAAACACTCTTCCGGATCCCCCGGCCTCGGCACACCATTCCGGCATCCTTGGAGGCGTTTCCATCACACGGTGGGCACGAAAGAGGGGAGGCCCCAGGGCCTCCCCTCGCATACGCGCATCATCCGATCACTCGCCGGACTTCTCCTTCAGGAGGAACTCCACCCTCCGGTTCACCCACCGCTTCTTGAGATCGCTGAAAGGCACGATGGGCCGTGAGCCTCCGTAGCCCACGATGGAGAGCCGCGAGGGATCCACCCCCCTGGAGATGAGGGCCTTTCGCACTGCCTCGGCCCTCGCACGGGAGAGCGGGACGAGGACTTCCTGATGCTCCACCTTCGCCCGCTCCGGATCGAACCAGAGGAGGGAGACCGCGTGTCCCTCGAGCTGCACGGTATACTGCGGGAACTTCTTGAGCATCGCAGCCACCTCGTCGAGCGTACGCAGGTTCTCCTCACGGATCTCCGACGGCACCTTGTCGGTGTAGTCGGCGGTGAAGGGCGCGAAGTGGATGTCGGGCACGCTGATGTAGGCCCCGCCGTCCTTGATCACGACGTACACGTCGGTCACCACCAGGGCCGAGGCCTTCGCCACGTTGCCGCCGAGATCCGTGACCGTGAAGGCCACGGGATAGTCGTGGGCCTGCTCGGCAAGATCACCCGATTCGAAGAAACCGTCCCATACGATCCGGGCCGGCGGCTCCCCGTCCTCCGAAAATGTCTGCTTCCGATCCTTGTTGGCAATCACCAGCTCCCACGACTCGATACCCGACTCGTCCCTCACCTCGGGGATGAAGGCGACCACCTCGTCCCTGCCGTCGCCGTCGGGCGAGAAGGGGACGGGCTCCGTCTTCACGGACACCTCAGGAGGCACGGTATCCACCCACACCGGAAGGGGCGCACTCTCGAGCACGGTGTCCTTCTCACCGTATGTCGCCGAGGCCACGAGCTCGTATCGCCCGTCGGGCACCTCCATGGTGAGGAGCCGCTCCGTGGAGATGGTGAAGGGAATGACGATGCCTTCCACTCCGAGCATCTGCTGATCGACCACATAGCGCTCGCCCTGAGGCGTGGTGATGGTGATGACCAGCCGGTTCACGGGAAGCCCTTCATCTCCGGTCACCGTGATCTCGAGCGAATCCCTCACCCCGTCCCCGTTGGGCGAGAACCCGGGGTGGTCCGCCGCGAGGTCTATCCGAGGCAGGGCATAGCTCACCGCGATCTCGTTTATCTCTGCCATCCCCAGGTTGCCGGCCTCATCCCGCGCATAGACCCGATAGGTATAGAGGCCTTCCGGGACCTTCTTGCCGGTCTCATCCGTACCGTCCCACACGAAATCACCCAGACCGCCTTCCCAGGTGTGCGTGAGCACGAGCTGCCCCTGAGGCGAACGGACCTCCGAGGTCCAGACCACATCCTTGTCGGGCGAGGTCTGCTCCACGACGAACACATCCTGGAACCCGTCGTCGTTGGGAGAGAGCTTCCTGGGCCCGTACTGGAGGAGCGTCACCGGAGGCTGGGTGTCGATCACCACAGGCACCTCGGTCACCGCGACTGTCCCCGAGAGGTACTCGGTCTCGAGACGCAGGGTATACTCGCCGTCGGGCAACACGGTATCGTCGAACCGGCCGTTGAACACGTAGGTGGTGGGAAGCTCGAACGAACTCGCCGAAGCGAGCACCCTGCCATCCGCGTCCCTCACCTCACCACGCACCCCCACCACCTGGCCCGGCGACCTGTCCACCAGGGTGATCACACAGAAATCCTGTACATCGTCCGCATTGGGAGAGATGTGATCGGGCTCGGCCTTCACCACCACCTGCTTGGGCGCGGCATCGACCACCACGGGCCCCGCCTTCGTGGAGAAAGCGTTTCCCGCCCTGTCGGTGGAGGAGAGCACGTAGTAGTACT includes these proteins:
- a CDS encoding CYTH domain-containing protein, translated to MGREIEMKARVEDPVLLRGRLEAAYGEGEAFEKEDEYYTGPPVEGVRPRHVRLRREGDRWTCAFKVKRIEVGVERNEEVEFGVEDAAALRSLLDYLGCSFLVRKVKRGWRFHGEGVVVELCEVGRLGWFLEVEAVGAGDEEEAVGRVRGEVARWGLLDAVEARTYLQLLCGRSEVEG
- the purU gene encoding formyltetrahydrofolate deformylase, translating into MKQHPPSAILLFSCPDTKGIVAEVSHFIFTYGGNILQSHQHNDPETNTFFMRVEWDISDFALPREKIPQAFEPIAIKYRMDWRIEFSDKRTRMAIFVSKQDHCLYDVLLRHKEGEIDADIVMILSNHETTRPIAEYFGVPFYYFPVNRETKEEMEEKEIALLKEHGVDLVVLARYMQILSPRFVGEFRNRIINIHHSFLPAFAGAKPYHQAYERGVKIIGATSHYVTEDLDEGPIIEQDVVRVSHRDTVRDLMQKGKDVEKLVLSRALKLHIDHRILVFRNRTVIFD
- a CDS encoding carbonic anhydrase, with the protein product MSQWICLLTCMDGRIQRPVLEFLLQRHPGAFVDTITEPGMDGLLATHRLEEIPGLLRKLEISLETHGARTIYVAGHTDCAGNPVDEAAHLAHFRRGIHLLTEHFPGIPVSGLWVGPTWEVASVEA
- the crcB gene encoding fluoride efflux transporter CrcB, whose amino-acid sequence is MHLALIIAVAIGGAGGAVSRFLLSSLISSQGGGTFPWGTVVVNLTGSFLLAFVMGLSERLSLSPETRSLITVGFLGAFTTFSTLTYETLTLLREGDYLPALLYSGGQLVCGLVAAAAGFLTARIVWYALSGRI
- a CDS encoding DUF190 domain-containing protein; amino-acid sequence: MVAIRLRIYTSEDEKIGHIPLYEAVAEQARTLGLAGLTVFRGIFGFGRERHIHTVKVLSLSENLPVVLELIDTKERIDALLPFLDTHLRNGIYTLEEVELYIPHSGKG
- a CDS encoding gliding motility-associated C-terminal domain-containing protein, giving the protein MKRWWTVVAMLVLLPALLFAGGKKEKGPPIVSLGEEEAVYISPGASPGVQDAIVIPLSVTANTSIQDYRIVIQDEAGKVVFTAQSEPLPKPGFFSNLLISLGLKKRPSVEIPSSVEWNGTDTEGRAVPEGSYTCTLTVTDHLGQTSTSSISVVVDNTPPSAQVRIPEPIFSPNGDGRKDTIVVEQSGTTEEQWVMSVQREDGTEVFRYVLENGAPASVFWDGKLSDGTIISDGEYYYVLSSTDRAGNAFSTKAGPVVVDAAPKQVVVKAEPDHISPNADDVQDFCVITLVDRSPGQVVGVRGEVRDADGRVLASASSFELPTTYVFNGRFDDTVLPDGEYTLRLETEYLSGTVAVTEVPVVIDTQPPVTLLQYGPRKLSPNDDGFQDVFVVEQTSPDKDVVWTSEVRSPQGQLVLTHTWEGGLGDFVWDGTDETGKKVPEGLYTYRVYARDEAGNLGMAEINEIAVSYALPRIDLAADHPGFSPNGDGVRDSLEITVTGDEGLPVNRLVITITTPQGERYVVDQQMLGVEGIVIPFTISTERLLTMEVPDGRYELVASATYGEKDTVLESAPLPVWVDTVPPEVSVKTEPVPFSPDGDGRDEVVAFIPEVRDESGIESWELVIANKDRKQTFSEDGEPPARIVWDGFFESGDLAEQAHDYPVAFTVTDLGGNVAKASALVVTDVYVVIKDGGAYISVPDIHFAPFTADYTDKVPSEIREENLRTLDEVAAMLKKFPQYTVQLEGHAVSLLWFDPERAKVEHQEVLVPLSRARAEAVRKALISRGVDPSRLSIVGYGGSRPIVPFSDLKKRWVNRRVEFLLKEKSGE